In Arachis stenosperma cultivar V10309 chromosome 1, arast.V10309.gnm1.PFL2, whole genome shotgun sequence, one DNA window encodes the following:
- the LOC130973448 gene encoding GTP-binding nuclear protein Ran-3-like, translating into MALLHQQTVDYPTFKLVIVGDGGTGKTTFVKRHRTGEFEKKYEPTIGVEVHPLDFHTNRGMIRFNCWDTAGQEKFGGLRDGYYIHGQCAIIMFDVTARLTYKNVPTWHRDLCRVCENIPIVLCGNKVDVKNRQVKAKQVTFHRKKNLQYYEISAKSNYNFEKPFLYLAKKLAGDSDLHFVEMPALAPPDVVIDLATQQLNEQELSMAAAQPLPDDDDDTFE; encoded by the exons ATG GCTCTGCTTCATCAACAGACAGTGGACTACCCTACCTTCAAACTCGTCATAGTTGGCGATGGAGGAACTG GAAAGACTACTTTTGTCAAGAGGCACCGCACTGGCGAGTTTGAGAAGAAATATGAAC CAACCATTGGTGTGGAGGTTCATCCACTAGACTTTCACACGAATCGTGGAATGATCCGCTTTAACTGCTGGGACACTGCTGGCCAAGAAAAATTTGGTGGCCTTAGAGATGGTTACTA TATTCATGGACAGTGTGCTATCATTATGTTCGATGTCACAGCTCGCTTGACGTATAAGAATGTTCCCACGTGGCACCGAGACCTCTGCCG ggtgtgtgaaaatatACCCATTGTTCTATGTGGAAACAAAGTTGATGTCAAGAACAGACAAGTTAAAGCAAAGCAAGTTACATTTCATAGGAAGAAGAATCTGCAGTACTATGAGATATCCGCAAAGAGTAACTATAATTTTGAGAAACctttcttataccttgccaagaaaCTTGCAGG GGACTCTGACCTTCACTTTGTGGAGATGCCTGCTCTGGCTCCACCAGATGTAGTCATTGATTTAGCTACACAGCAATT GAATGAACAAGAGCTTAGTATGGCAGCTGCTCAGCCTCtccctgatgatgatgatgatacaTTTGAGTAG
- the LOC130973454 gene encoding uncharacterized protein LOC130973454, producing MATPPSDPSNQEAVVRRKNNGPPFKFLVPLIYAPVLPLIRLSLRHRPVLRDRLFTAVLAGAFAHGFYLVTDIYDIESK from the exons ATGGCAACGCCGCCGTCCGATCCGTCGAATCAAGAAGCTGTGGTAAGGAGGAAGAACAACGGTCCACCGTTCAAGTTCCTTGTTCCTCTCATTTATGCCCCTGTTCTCCCTCTTA TTCGCCTTTCCCTTAGGCATAGACCTGTTTTGAGGGATCGTTTGTTCACTGCTGTCTTAGCTGGTGCTTTCGCCCATGGCTTCTATCTTGT AACAGATATTTATGATATAGAGAGCAAGTGA